Genomic DNA from Thermotoga petrophila RKU-1:
CTCGAACGGGCAAATGGATGGAGTTCGTCTCACCTCTGCCAGAGGACTTCAAAGAAGCCATCAGAAGGATCCATGAGTACGTGAGGGAAAGATCATGATTCCATGGGTGATATCTCCCTATTCTTTCGATGGCTCAGTCGTTCGATTCGAAAAACTGGCCCTTCTCTTGAAAAGTAAGGGATTGAAATCTGTCATCCTCGCCGACAGAAACTTCCACGCCGCTGTGAAGTTCAACACGATCATGAGAAAACACGGCCTGATACCGGTTCACGGCCTCTGGAAAGGCGGCAGAATCTTCGTCGCGAGAAACAGAGAGGAATTCGACAGACTGGTCAGGTACTACAACGGAGAAATAGATAAACTCGAAAACGTACCCATTTTCCACGAAAGCGAACTAACACCCGTAAGATACCTCGATAACTCTGAAAGGAAGGCAAGCATCTTCATGAGAAAAGTCTTCGGGCTCGACGAAGACGTTCAGGGTTTTCCGGAAAAATGTGAAGATGCAGTCGACACTTTAAACGCAGAAGCCTACGATCTCAGAGTGAATCACAGATTTCCCACTCCTCCAGAGGATTGGGACGAATCACTCATAGAAAAGGCAGAGTCGCTGGGTGAAGAGTACGTTAGCCGCCTGAAAAGAGAACTCGAGGTGATAAAAAGAAAGGGCTTCACCCCGTACATCTACACGGTGGAAAAAGTGGTAGAGATCGCAAGAAAACTGGGTATAAAAGTTGGTCCAGGAAGAGGAAGTGCGGTAGGTTCCCTCGTTGCACACCTGTGTGGAATAACCGAGATAGATCCCATAAAATACGATCTTCTCTTCGAACGCTTCCTAAACGAAGAAAGGCAGGAACCACCCGATATAGATGTGGATGTGGAAGACAGAAGAAGAAAGGACCTGATAAAGGAGCTATCAAAGTCTTTTCAAGTCTATCAGGTTTCAACCTTCGGAAACCTCACAGAGAAATCTCTGAAAAACCTCATAAACTCCGTTCTTCCAGATGCGTCTCTTGAAGAAAAAAACGAAATCTACAAAATCGTTTATGGACTGCCGCACCATCCCAGTGTTCACGCCGCGGGAATCGTGATCTCAGAAAATCCTCTGCCATTACCCACAAGAGAGGAAGAAGATATCCCAATAACGGACTACGACATGTACGATCTTCAAGAAATAGGTGTTGTGAAGATCGATATACTGGGTCTTAAAACACTCTCGTTCATAAAGGATTTCAAAAAAGAGATTTTCGATTACTCTGATGAAAAAACGTATCATCTCATCTCCAAGGGAAAAACTCTCGGTGTGTTTCAGCTCGAAGGTCTCCAGGCAAGAAAACTATGCAGAAGAATCTCTCCCAGAAACATGGACGAACTCTCCATTCTCCTTGCCCTCAACAGACCTGGTCCATTGAGGTCTGGCCTGGATGTTATGTTTTCGAATCCGAAGAACGTTCCCGAGTTTTTCAGGAAGACGTTTCCAGAGACAAGAGGGGTTCTGATCTATCAGGAACAGATCATGCGACTCGCCATGTTCGCGGGTCTCTCAGGCACCGAAGCGGATATTTTGAGAAGGGCCATTGCAAAGAAAGAAAGAGAAAAAATGGAACCTCTCCTTGAAAAGATGAAAAAAGGCCTTCTTGAAAAAGGTATGGAGAACGCAGAACAGATCCTCGAGATCCTCCTGAACTTTTCCTCCTATGCCTTCAACAAGTCTCACAGCGTCGCATACGCCCACATCACATACCAGACGGCATATTTGAAAGTCCATCATCTTGAAGAATTCTTCAAGCTCTACTTCGCGTACAATTCTTCAGACACCGAAAAGATCTTCCTTGCCGTTCAGGAACTGAGAAGCGAAGGATACAGAGTACATCCTCCAGATATCAACACCTCTGGAAAAGAACTGGTCTTTCACGGTAAAGACGTTTACCTTCCCCTGACGGTTGTGAAAGGAGTGGGAGCAACCCTGGTTGAACAAATCGAAAAAATCAGGCCGATCAACAGTGTGAGAGAACTTCAGGAAAGGGTAACCGGAGTTCCGAGAAACGTTGTGGAAAGCCTGATCACAGCAGGCGTCTTCGACAAACTTTATGAAAACAGAAAACTGGCACTGGAAGAACTGAACAAAAAGGTTGAGAAAGATATTCTTGAGATTCGAAGCCTCTTCGGAGAAAAGGTAGAGCAGGAAAGTTCAAACATCAAAATAGGAGACATCACCGAACTCGAAGAGAAGAGCATGGGATTTCCGTTGACACCCGTTCCTGAAGTTCCTACAGGACTCTTTGCCGGTATAGCCGATGTCTTCACGTATGGTAGGACTCTTCCTGTGCTCGTCAAAAGAGTTTCGAGAAACATCGTGACGGATGGCCTTTCTATTTGCCGGGTAAGGGCAGACGTTCCCGATGGTGTTCACCTTGTGCTCCTCTCACCCCTTCAGAAGATCATCAAAATCTGGCCCTTCAATGAAAACACCAGGTTCGTGTACAGAGTGGATTTTACCGCGACACTGGAAAAGGCCGGTCAAAACGAGATAACGGAAGTCCTTAAAAACGGGGCTGTCGTAAGGTATGAAGGATACAGACCTCTAACGGATGAATATCGCTACAGAGTCGTTCCTCGGTGATCTATGCTATAATTCAAATATAGTAAGGAGTCATCACATTTTTGGAAAGGGGGTTTCGTTATGAAGAAACTGTTTGTGCTGTTTCTGGCAATCCTGTCAGTTCTGGTACTGGCCGAAGTGAAAAACCCTGACACCATAATCGATGCCACCATTGGAGAACCCGACACTCTCGACCCACACTACGCCTATGACACGGCGAGTGGCGAAGTTATCTACAACGTGTACGAGAACCTGATCGCTTACAAAGGAGAAAGCCTCACAGAATTCGAACCACGCCTTGCGGAAAGATGGGAAATTCTGGACGACGGGAAAACTTACAAGTTCTACATCAGGAAAGGTGTGAAGTTCCACGAAGGAGGAGATCTCACACCAGAAGACGTGGAATACAGCTTTGAGAGAGGTCTCATCTTCGACCCAACAGCGGGTCCCATGTGGATGCTCTGGGAAGCCCTGTTCGGTGTGGATTCACTGGAAACTTTCGTCGAGGAAAAGATCGGCAAGCCTTACAGCGAACTCTTCGACGAAAACGGTGAGCCGCTTCCAGAGTACAGAGACGCCCTCATAAAGATCTACACGGATTACATCGATCCCGCCATCGAAGTTGAAGGTGACGCCGTTGTGTTCCACCTCGTGAGACCCTTCGCACCGTTCATGTACATACTCGCCCAGAGCGCCAGCTGGAGTGCTGTCCTCGACAAAGAGTGGTGTATAGAGATAGGATGCTGGGACGGAAGAGCCGATACCTGGTGGAAGTACCACGATATCAGAAAAGAAGATTCTCCTCTCTACGCGAGAATGAACGGAACTGGACCCTTCAAATTCGTCGAATGGGACAGAGCTCAGCAGAAAGTCATCCTCGAGCGAAACGACAACTACTGGAGAGAACCCGCGAAGATCAAAAGAGTTATCATCTGGGGAATCGACGAGTGGAGCACAAGAAGGGCGATGTTCCTTCAGGGAGACGCCGATATCTGTGCTGTCCCAACCCAGTACCTCGAGCAGGTGGAAGGAAAACCCGGTGTCACCGTTATAAAGGGACTTCCTGAACTTGCGGTAACATCCCTTCACTTCGCGTGGAACGTTCCCGAAGACAGCAAGTACATAGGCTCTGGAAAACTCGACGGAAACGGAATACCACCAGACTTCTTCACTGATGAAAACGTGAGAAAAGCCTTCATCTACGCGTTCGACTACGACACATTCATAAACGAAGTGCTCAAAGGTCTTGGTAGAAAGATACCAACAGACCTTCCAGAAGGACTCCTCGGATTCAACGAAGAGCTGCTGAACGATCCAGACGCTCCACACTTCGATATTGTGAAAGCAACAGAGTACTTCAAGAAGGCATGGAACGGAGAAGTCTGGGAGAAAGGATTCAAGATCACACTGCTTTACAACACCGGTAACGATGTGAGAAGACAGGCCGCGGAGATGCTGAAGGCATACATCGAGATGATCAATCCGACGAAGTTCAAGGTCGAAGTGAGAGGCGTTCAGTGGCCTACGTATCTCGACGCAACCAAGAGAGGAGAAGTGCCTGTCTTCATCATAGGATGGCTCGCAGATTATCCGGATCCTCACAACTTCATCTTCACATACTACCACAGTGCAGGAGTTTACTCTGGAAGACAGGGTGAGAACTTCAGGAAGTTCATTTCCACACCACATCCCGACCTTGGTGGTAGAAGCCTCGACGAGCTCATAGAAGAAGCGATCGCGAAGACCGATCCCGCAGAAAGACAGGCACTCTACGAAGAGATCCAGAGGTTCGCAATGAAGCACGCCCTTGGTATGCCTCTCTACCAGCCGCTCGGTGTGAGAGTCCAGAGAAGCTGGGTCAAAG
This window encodes:
- a CDS encoding DNA polymerase III subunit alpha, with translation MIPWVISPYSFDGSVVRFEKLALLLKSKGLKSVILADRNFHAAVKFNTIMRKHGLIPVHGLWKGGRIFVARNREEFDRLVRYYNGEIDKLENVPIFHESELTPVRYLDNSERKASIFMRKVFGLDEDVQGFPEKCEDAVDTLNAEAYDLRVNHRFPTPPEDWDESLIEKAESLGEEYVSRLKRELEVIKRKGFTPYIYTVEKVVEIARKLGIKVGPGRGSAVGSLVAHLCGITEIDPIKYDLLFERFLNEERQEPPDIDVDVEDRRRKDLIKELSKSFQVYQVSTFGNLTEKSLKNLINSVLPDASLEEKNEIYKIVYGLPHHPSVHAAGIVISENPLPLPTREEEDIPITDYDMYDLQEIGVVKIDILGLKTLSFIKDFKKEIFDYSDEKTYHLISKGKTLGVFQLEGLQARKLCRRISPRNMDELSILLALNRPGPLRSGLDVMFSNPKNVPEFFRKTFPETRGVLIYQEQIMRLAMFAGLSGTEADILRRAIAKKEREKMEPLLEKMKKGLLEKGMENAEQILEILLNFSSYAFNKSHSVAYAHITYQTAYLKVHHLEEFFKLYFAYNSSDTEKIFLAVQELRSEGYRVHPPDINTSGKELVFHGKDVYLPLTVVKGVGATLVEQIEKIRPINSVRELQERVTGVPRNVVESLITAGVFDKLYENRKLALEELNKKVEKDILEIRSLFGEKVEQESSNIKIGDITELEEKSMGFPLTPVPEVPTGLFAGIADVFTYGRTLPVLVKRVSRNIVTDGLSICRVRADVPDGVHLVLLSPLQKIIKIWPFNENTRFVYRVDFTATLEKAGQNEITEVLKNGAVVRYEGYRPLTDEYRYRVVPR
- a CDS encoding ABC transporter substrate-binding protein; this translates as MKKLFVLFLAILSVLVLAEVKNPDTIIDATIGEPDTLDPHYAYDTASGEVIYNVYENLIAYKGESLTEFEPRLAERWEILDDGKTYKFYIRKGVKFHEGGDLTPEDVEYSFERGLIFDPTAGPMWMLWEALFGVDSLETFVEEKIGKPYSELFDENGEPLPEYRDALIKIYTDYIDPAIEVEGDAVVFHLVRPFAPFMYILAQSASWSAVLDKEWCIEIGCWDGRADTWWKYHDIRKEDSPLYARMNGTGPFKFVEWDRAQQKVILERNDNYWREPAKIKRVIIWGIDEWSTRRAMFLQGDADICAVPTQYLEQVEGKPGVTVIKGLPELAVTSLHFAWNVPEDSKYIGSGKLDGNGIPPDFFTDENVRKAFIYAFDYDTFINEVLKGLGRKIPTDLPEGLLGFNEELLNDPDAPHFDIVKATEYFKKAWNGEVWEKGFKITLLYNTGNDVRRQAAEMLKAYIEMINPTKFKVEVRGVQWPTYLDATKRGEVPVFIIGWLADYPDPHNFIFTYYHSAGVYSGRQGENFRKFISTPHPDLGGRSLDELIEEAIAKTDPAERQALYEEIQRFAMKHALGMPLYQPLGVRVQRSWVKGWYYNPMRPGDDYYVLWKAEE